Genomic window (Chitinophaga parva):
ACCATTCTGCATACGCATATTCCAGGGTGAGGGACACACTCAGGTCGCCGGCGCTGTAGCCCTTATCACCATTGCCAAATTTGGCTACGGTGTTCTTTGCCACGGCGTAAGCCTTTTGTGCATCAAAGCCTCGGATGCCTTTTGCATATGCATCGGCAATCACGGGAATGGCCGGGTTGCCGATCATGCAGCCACTGTAGGCATTGAGAAATTCCCAGCGCTCCAGGTACTGGTGGCCGCTTTCATCTGCCAGCGTTACCAGGGAGTTGATCATATCATTCACCACACCGGGATTAATGATGGTCTGCAAAGGGAACTGGCTGCGGAACACGTCCCATCCGCTGAAGATGGTGCGCTTGCGGAAGCCTTTCAGTTGATGAATCTTACCATCGCCTCCGGGATACTGCCCGTTCACGTCGCAGAAGTTACGCGGGTCTATCATGCTGTGATAAAGGGCGGTGTAAAAGATGGCCTTCTCCGTTTCCGTACCACCGCTCACGGTAGCCTTGCCCAGGGCAGTGTTCCACAACCGGGTAGCCTGCTGGCGCACACCGTCAAAGTTCCAGTCTTTGATCTCCGCCTGCAGGTTGGCTTTGGCGCCGGCCACGCTGACGAAGGAGATACCGGCTTTCAGTAATACCGGCTCCCGGTCTTTGGTCTCAAATTCCGTGTAGAAGCCAAGATGCTTGCCAGCCTTGGTTTTCACGCCGGGCAATACGGCCGCATGTGCAATGATGTCCTGGTACTTTGCACTGGTCACATCATCGCGGTGGCGGCTTTGTCCATCAGGGATATTGGCGCTCCATACACCGTATTTTTTCAGCGGCTTGCTGAACTGCGCATAGAAGTATACGGTGTAATCCGCCTTGCCCGCACCATCGCCCCAGCCGCCGCCATCAGGTGTGCAGCGCATGTAGCCGGCGATGGTGTGGTCATCCACTACCTTCACTTCCTGCCAGGTGGAGGTGCCGCCCACGCGGCGGGCCAGGTCCACCTGTATGCGGGACTGCGCATTAGCCGGGAAGGTAAAGCGCATGATGCCGCTATGGGGTGCGGCGCTCATCTCTGCCCGGATATGTTGCTCGGTGAGCTGCACGCTGTAATAGCCGGCGCTGGCCTTTTCCGAGCTTTTATCATATGGTGAGCGGTAACCTTCCTCCGGGTGTGCGGCCGGTCCGCTGGCCGTCTGTAACGGGCCGGTGGTGGGCATTACCAGGAAATTACCCAGGTCGCCAAACCAGCCTACACCGCTCATTTGCGTAAAGGCAAAACCTTCAATGGTCTTGTGCTCATCGCTGTAGCCGGAGCCGTTATCGCCGCCGGTGATGGTGTTGGGGCTCAGCTGCGTCATACCAAACGGCGTGGCGGCACCGGGAAAGGTTTTGCCAAGGCCGTGGTAAATGCCGGCCGCGCCTTCACTGGTGCTGGCGCCAATGAATGGATTGACATAAGCCGCCGGTTCTCTGGCCGGCGTTTGTGCGCTTACCAGCACCGGCAGGGCCAGCAGCGCTAACATGCATACAGCAGGTTTATGGTTCACGGTTTCAGTTTTTTACGATCTCGATATGGTGGGTAGCCGGCTTGTTCAGCTTATACACCAGGGCAATGATGGTATCTATCTCATGCTGCCATGCGGCGCGCATTTCCGGGTAGATAGCCGTTTCATACGTGCCTTCGTGGAAGCGGAGGAACACGTCTGTCTTAGTACCTGCGCGGGCGCTATCCAGTGCGGCAGCGTTATCCTTCAGGCGCAGGCCACGCTTGTCCATAAAATCCGCCTGCACCCAGTAGTAAGAACGGAAGCGGGCTTCCAGCTCCTGGCGACGGATGTTGAGCTGCATGATGGATTGTGCCTGTTTGTACTCCGGCGTTTCACCTTGCAATGCCAGGTTAATGCCGGCTGCGAATGCCGCTGCATCCCACTCCCCTACTTTATGGCCGTCCATCAGCAGGGAGTAAGTACCTGCTTCCAGGCCCGGCACGGTGATCATTTCCTTGTCAAATTCTTCCGCAAACGGGATCCATTGCAGCGCATCGATCTGCTTCTGCGGGTTGCCAAAAATGCGGGGCACGGTGTCCAGCGGGAAAGGCAGCGACTCCGCAAGATAATCAAAGCTTACTTTGCCTGCTGCATGTGTTACGTTGCTGATCTTACAGTTTTCCGCTTTGGCTACCTTACCGGCAGCGTCCACGCTGAAATCCGCCACGGGCTTGCCTGCCAGGCCCTGGTCCTTCAGGAACTGGGCGGCCATGATCAGGTGGCCGGCATTACCGGGGTGAATACGGTCGTGACCAAGGCCGGTAGATGCGGGGTTCTCCTGCAGCAGGCGCTCGTTGATGGCCGTGAGGGGGCGCAGCAGGTCTACAAATCCCCAGTTGTTTTTCTTTGCAGATGCTTCCTGGAACTCCGCGATCTTCAGCATGGCTTTGGATTTACCCTTGAACACATCACCTTTCAGATCAGATATTTCATCATAGGGCGGAGACGACATGAGGATCTTTGTTACCTGGGGCATTGCCTTCAGGCGCGCCTCTATTTTGCCATAGTTTTCCGCGGAGGCAGCAATGCGTTGCCTGGCTGTTTCATCCGCATTGGCCTGGTTAAATTCAAAATAACCGGTATCATTCATGCCAAACGTGAGGACCAGCACGTTCGGGTGCTTGGCCATAATATCATAATCAAGGCGGCGGTATATTTCAGCAGCCCTGTCGCCACCTACACCCCCGTTCATGATCACGAGGGGGCGGCCCGGGAAGTGGGTCATGTAATAGAGATAAACGTAAGACACATAAGCGCCGGCTTCCGTGATGCTGTTGCCCACGAATATTACGCGATCCTTGGCCTGGAAAGGTTTTACGGGAGCCTGGGCCTGCGCGCTGAGCGAAGCCATGCCCAGACCAAACGCATACAACAGTTTTTTCATATCGTGTTTGTTTATGGGTTGATGATTACATGTTTAAATCGAAGGGTGCGGATGCCGAAGCGGGGCATGGCCAGTGTGACCGCAGCGCCGCCTTTGGCGCCGGCTTTGATCTTGAGCACCTGCAGCACACTGCCATCCAGTTGTTCCAGCTGTGCAGCACTGGCTTTGCCATTCAGGCGCACCGTGTAAGGCTTTGCATCTCCGGCAGCATTGTAAATACGCACCAGCAGGTCTTTACCATCCATCATCATGGTGGGCGCCTGCCATTGTGCATTATCAAAACTTACCAGGGAAAATTCCTTTGTATCGCCGGCAGGCATTACCAGCAGCGGTTCGCACCATTTGGCCTCTTCCTCTGCCATGCCACCATTATCCCAGCTGCCGGTATGCGGCACAATGGCGTAGCGTACATCCGTGGGCCCGGTAAGATCATAGTTGCGGCCCCAGAGGGCGCGGCCGGAATAAGCCAGGGTAAGGCCCAGCGGGTAGTTTCTCCCGTGCACGTAACTGGTGGTATGATCGGTGAATAAGGCAAGCCCATTGCGCCGGTCATTCACATCCACCCAGTGCAGGATCACGTTGTTCTTGATGCTATCCCAGCTGCTGAAGAAAGTATTATCCAGTGCACTTGCTGTAACATCATACGGTGCGTCCTTGTACACGTGCTGCTGTGCTATGTTTGCGGGGAAGAGCACCTGCAGTTTCGTACTGTCGTTGTAAAATGCTTTTTGCAGCGCATCCAGGCGGAAGCCTTTTTCCTGGGAGTAAGCGCCTATGCCGGGGTTGCCCTGCCAGTCTATCTTCACGCGCAGGTCTATCCGGCGCTGGCCTTCGGCCAATGTGATCCATTGTGTGAAAGGATGCGGGCCTACCATACCCTGCACCTGCAACGTGGTATGCCCGCCCCCATCCTCCAGCACCGTTACCGTGGCCGGCTTGTCCATGCTGGAGTACCAGGCATTGTCATTATAGAAATAGCCGCGCAGTTCATTGAAGCCGCGGGCGTTGGTGGTATCCACTACCTGGTGACCTGCTTTGGTAGTGAGGCTCGTGATCACGCCCCCTTTTGCGGGATCTATGGTCAAAGTATACAGATCAG
Coding sequences:
- a CDS encoding GH92 family glycosyl hydrolase, with amino-acid sequence MLALLALPVLVSAQTPAREPAAYVNPFIGASTSEGAAGIYHGLGKTFPGAATPFGMTQLSPNTITGGDNGSGYSDEHKTIEGFAFTQMSGVGWFGDLGNFLVMPTTGPLQTASGPAAHPEEGYRSPYDKSSEKASAGYYSVQLTEQHIRAEMSAAPHSGIMRFTFPANAQSRIQVDLARRVGGTSTWQEVKVVDDHTIAGYMRCTPDGGGWGDGAGKADYTVYFYAQFSKPLKKYGVWSANIPDGQSRHRDDVTSAKYQDIIAHAAVLPGVKTKAGKHLGFYTEFETKDREPVLLKAGISFVSVAGAKANLQAEIKDWNFDGVRQQATRLWNTALGKATVSGGTETEKAIFYTALYHSMIDPRNFCDVNGQYPGGDGKIHQLKGFRKRTIFSGWDVFRSQFPLQTIINPGVVNDMINSLVTLADESGHQYLERWEFLNAYSGCMIGNPAIPVIADAYAKGIRGFDAQKAYAVAKNTVAKFGNGDKGYSAGDLSVSLTLEYAYAEWCLGKFAQDLGRQEDAAHYQAAGGNYKNVFDPSVGWFRPRNEDGSWQPWPAEGRMKQGYGTIESSPYQQGWFVPQDVPGMVQLMGGREKVLADLDTFFEKVPENMMWNDYYNHANEPVHHVPFLFNELGAPWLTQRWTRTICDRAYHNSVEGLVGNEDVGQMSAWYVLAASGLHPLCPGSNRYEITSPVFSSITFKLDPKYASGKTFTITARNNGPQNLYIQRAWLNGKPYDHSYLDHAVVAAGGTLELEMGAQPNKNWGIQ
- a CDS encoding SGNH/GDSL hydrolase family protein; its protein translation is MKKLLYAFGLGMASLSAQAQAPVKPFQAKDRVIFVGNSITEAGAYVSYVYLYYMTHFPGRPLVIMNGGVGGDRAAEIYRRLDYDIMAKHPNVLVLTFGMNDTGYFEFNQANADETARQRIAASAENYGKIEARLKAMPQVTKILMSSPPYDEISDLKGDVFKGKSKAMLKIAEFQEASAKKNNWGFVDLLRPLTAINERLLQENPASTGLGHDRIHPGNAGHLIMAAQFLKDQGLAGKPVADFSVDAAGKVAKAENCKISNVTHAAGKVSFDYLAESLPFPLDTVPRIFGNPQKQIDALQWIPFAEEFDKEMITVPGLEAGTYSLLMDGHKVGEWDAAAFAAGINLALQGETPEYKQAQSIMQLNIRRQELEARFRSYYWVQADFMDKRGLRLKDNAAALDSARAGTKTDVFLRFHEGTYETAIYPEMRAAWQHEIDTIIALVYKLNKPATHHIEIVKN